The following are from one region of the Thermofilum sp. genome:
- a CDS encoding fibrillarin-like rRNA/tRNA 2'-O-methyltransferase, which yields MSIRAVGVEPHEKFPGVYWIEFEDGSKRLATVNLAPRVRVYGEQLVVMGGQEYRVWNPYRSKLAGAIMKNLSINPIAPGSRILYLGTASGTTPSHISDIIGPRGVLYGVEFAPRVMREFIEKVVIHRRNVIPLLADARFPTKYAHIVERVDVIYADIAQPFQSKIVADNADLFLEEGGWIMMAIKAMSIDVTKQPSETYKKEISHLEDRGYKVKEVLHLEPYDEAHAFIVARRD from the coding sequence ATGAGCATTAGGGCTGTGGGCGTTGAACCTCATGAAAAGTTTCCCGGTGTTTACTGGATAGAGTTTGAAGATGGGAGCAAGCGTTTAGCGACTGTGAATCTAGCGCCTCGAGTTAGAGTTTACGGGGAGCAGCTGGTAGTGATGGGGGGACAAGAGTACAGGGTATGGAACCCGTACCGCAGCAAACTCGCAGGCGCTATCATGAAGAATTTGTCGATAAACCCAATAGCACCCGGGTCTAGGATCCTCTACCTCGGTACGGCCTCTGGCACTACTCCTAGCCACATCTCCGACATCATAGGGCCGAGAGGAGTCTTGTACGGTGTCGAGTTCGCACCTCGAGTCATGCGGGAGTTTATAGAAAAAGTCGTGATTCACAGGAGAAACGTGATACCGCTCTTGGCCGATGCACGCTTTCCGACAAAGTACGCTCATATAGTTGAAAGAGTGGATGTAATTTACGCGGATATAGCTCAACCGTTTCAAAGTAAAATAGTAGCTGATAATGCTGATTTGTTCCTCGAGGAAGGCGGGTGGATAATGATGGCGATCAAGGCAATGAGTATAGATGTGACCAAGCAGCCCTCTGAGACTTATAAGAAGGAAATATCGCACCTGGAGGACAGAGGCTACAAAGTTAAGGAGGTACTGCACCTTGAGCCGTACGACGAAGCACATGCGTTCATCGTAGCCAGGAGAGATTGA
- a CDS encoding helix-turn-helix domain-containing protein, translated as MRARSIRRVELKTGKYCVDEVIIHEDTEIVLSKRVEDASLLSRGMSEELRAMGDFLEALPVISAEKIQGERVEEGIVYSRHRIAVLSRRTLEEILQRDSEEPLVYMDRGGIYVKVRGDVLRRLREKRGLSRSDVANELRVSPRMVARYEENLSDATLEVAERLGNLFGPEVFERLSIKALKRFFYESGTVSTTHPKDAYLGQLLVSLARYGYRGYTFSRAPIDAGAKKSEGVLKIAIKKREAQEDEQELNLARELAEETGTRLVVVSEAAEYRKYGENCIVVPKSSASEVAKRIISQISSFDESS; from the coding sequence ATGAGAGCAAGAAGCATCAGGCGCGTAGAGCTTAAAACGGGTAAGTATTGCGTAGACGAGGTTATAATTCACGAGGATACCGAGATAGTGCTTAGCAAGAGAGTTGAAGATGCATCTCTGCTATCTAGAGGTATGAGCGAGGAGCTAAGGGCTATGGGCGACTTCCTCGAAGCGCTCCCCGTAATTTCCGCAGAAAAAATACAGGGGGAGAGAGTGGAGGAGGGTATCGTTTACTCGAGGCACAGAATCGCTGTGCTGAGCCGCAGAACTTTGGAGGAGATTTTGCAGAGAGATTCCGAGGAACCTCTGGTGTACATGGATAGGGGAGGCATTTACGTGAAAGTCAGGGGCGACGTTCTGCGGAGATTGCGGGAGAAGCGGGGGCTGAGCCGCAGCGATGTTGCAAACGAGTTAAGGGTATCTCCGAGGATGGTCGCAAGGTACGAGGAGAACCTCTCGGATGCCACTCTTGAGGTGGCGGAGAGATTGGGTAACCTTTTTGGCCCGGAGGTGTTTGAACGGCTCTCGATAAAAGCTTTAAAAAGATTCTTCTACGAGTCGGGAACTGTCAGCACTACACACCCTAAGGATGCTTACCTGGGGCAGCTTCTCGTAAGTTTGGCGAGATACGGCTATAGGGGTTACACCTTCTCGCGGGCACCCATAGACGCTGGCGCTAAGAAGAGTGAGGGCGTGTTGAAAATAGCTATAAAGAAACGCGAAGCTCAGGAGGATGAGCAGGAGCTGAACTTAGCCAGGGAGCTCGCGGAGGAGACCGGGACCAGGCTTGTCGTCGTATCGGAAGCTGCGGAGTACAGGAAGTACGGTGAGAACTGCATAGTTGTTCCAAAGAGCTCGGCAAGCGAAGTTGCAAAAAGAATAATCTCTCAAATCTCATCGTTCGACGAGTCTTCATGA
- a CDS encoding 50S ribosomal protein L15e — translation MGYFKYIAEMWHSRADAHRAVQRERMTKWRREPAVVRVERPLRPDRAHALGYKAKPGYVVVRVRVRKGGLNRPRPRSGRRPKRMGVAGYSPHKSTQWIAEERAARKFPNLVVLGSYWVGEDGVYKWYEVVMADPSHPSIKNDPERRWIAGYVARRRVRLTRERALKILSKIELEPPSGPSRTQGEVDGATRT, via the coding sequence ATGGGATACTTCAAGTACATCGCTGAAATGTGGCATAGTCGAGCGGACGCTCACAGGGCAGTGCAGCGTGAAAGGATGACTAAATGGCGCCGCGAACCTGCTGTGGTCAGGGTTGAACGCCCCCTAAGACCTGACAGAGCTCACGCGCTAGGGTACAAGGCCAAGCCAGGCTACGTAGTGGTCAGAGTAAGGGTCCGTAAAGGCGGCCTCAACAGGCCTAGACCTCGGAGCGGCAGAAGGCCGAAGAGAATGGGGGTCGCAGGGTACAGCCCCCACAAGAGTACTCAGTGGATAGCTGAGGAGAGAGCTGCGAGAAAATTCCCCAATCTGGTCGTTCTGGGATCGTACTGGGTCGGTGAAGATGGCGTGTACAAGTGGTACGAGGTAGTAATGGCTGACCCCAGTCACCCATCTATTAAAAACGATCCCGAGCGAAGATGGATTGCTGGCTACGTCGCTAGAAGGAGAGTTAGGCTCACGCGCGAGAGAGCGTTAAAGATACTCTCAAAGATAGAGTTGGAGCCGCCGAGCGGACCTTCCAGGACGCAAGGAGAGGTTGATGGAGCTACCAGGACTTAA
- a CDS encoding RNA-binding domain-containing protein, with the protein MELPGLKEPVRIELSCHVHATEDEQKVLRALWNVLPEHMRESGRVSVTSFKARGYYGNPILIITASVSGPEAKEVLEHLFEKLSSEDRKYLSATLNARLQGGKLYLRLNKQKAYAGVIGLSEGDDVIRVVVSFKRK; encoded by the coding sequence ATGGAGCTACCAGGACTTAAAGAGCCTGTACGCATCGAGCTTTCTTGCCATGTTCACGCCACCGAAGACGAGCAAAAAGTTCTGAGAGCGCTTTGGAACGTTTTGCCCGAGCACATGCGTGAATCAGGTAGGGTATCGGTAACTAGCTTCAAGGCCCGCGGGTACTACGGCAACCCTATTCTTATCATCACCGCGAGCGTATCGGGTCCGGAAGCTAAAGAAGTTCTGGAGCACCTGTTCGAAAAACTAAGCAGTGAAGACAGAAAGTACTTGTCAGCGACTTTAAATGCTCGCCTCCAGGGTGGGAAGCTCTACTTAAGGTTGAACAAACAGAAAGCCTACGCTGGAGTTATCGGTCTCAGCGAGGGCGATGATGTAATCAGGGTGGTCGTATCCTTTAAGAGAAAGTGA
- a CDS encoding RNase P subunit p30 family protein, producing the protein MPRRKLYDAFAGGFKVEDIEEGEDRVSSILEQVIRESKRSMFRGCLPVLMLDSYGARTARAAAAASSLVEKVAARENYRCYLRCHVYARSLSEVKRLVAGVRKHCVIVSVESTSREITAFACRDRRVDIVTVVPGVTQAIPRGDLLYAIDRGRIFELTLSHLLGGDKLEIARRLSSTLPVVRKLTQKGLPLILSSGPRLPYTPASYRATLSFAKEVLEIPTDVVARSMGPVLESRIRQNLEKISGLRPVEGVIIES; encoded by the coding sequence ATGCCGCGCCGTAAACTCTACGATGCCTTTGCAGGTGGCTTTAAGGTAGAGGACATCGAAGAGGGTGAAGACAGGGTCTCCTCGATTCTGGAGCAGGTAATCAGGGAGAGTAAAAGGTCAATGTTCCGCGGCTGCCTGCCCGTACTCATGCTCGATAGCTATGGTGCGAGAACTGCGAGGGCGGCAGCCGCCGCAAGTAGCTTGGTCGAAAAGGTGGCAGCCAGGGAGAATTACAGATGTTATCTGCGTTGCCACGTATACGCCAGAAGTTTAAGCGAGGTGAAAAGGTTAGTCGCGGGAGTAAGGAAGCACTGCGTGATAGTATCCGTGGAATCAACCTCCAGGGAAATTACAGCATTTGCGTGCAGAGATAGGAGAGTGGACATAGTTACGGTAGTTCCGGGGGTCACTCAAGCGATCCCTCGGGGAGACCTCTTATACGCCATCGATAGAGGTAGAATCTTCGAGCTCACGTTAAGCCACCTACTTGGAGGGGATAAGCTGGAAATCGCGAGAAGATTATCATCAACCCTGCCTGTTGTGCGCAAGCTTACCCAGAAAGGCTTACCCCTGATACTATCCTCCGGCCCTCGCCTGCCTTACACGCCTGCGAGCTACAGGGCTACGCTCTCCTTCGCGAAAGAAGTCTTGGAAATCCCCACAGATGTAGTGGCACGGTCGATGGGGCCCGTACTGGAGTCGAGGATTAGGCAGAATCTTGAGAAGATTTCCGGGCTAAGGCCAGTGGAGGGTGTTATCATTGAAAGCTAA
- a CDS encoding Rpp14/Pop5 family protein produces the protein MKAKRRYVIIRCREGPMEPEKILARISEAVANAFGVVGLAHVNPRLVSREPGSLLIVSVNREGLDKLLAALLISEERSFEIIKVAGTVRRAARILASLSPAGNECRDER, from the coding sequence TTGAAAGCTAAGCGCCGGTACGTGATAATCCGATGCAGGGAGGGGCCGATGGAGCCTGAGAAGATTCTAGCTAGGATTTCTGAGGCTGTCGCTAACGCTTTCGGTGTCGTTGGGCTAGCGCACGTCAATCCCCGGCTCGTGAGCAGGGAGCCGGGGTCCCTGCTTATAGTATCTGTAAATAGGGAGGGCCTGGATAAGCTTCTGGCAGCTCTGCTCATCAGCGAGGAACGTTCCTTCGAGATCATTAAAGTAGCTGGAACGGTTAGGAGGGCGGCAAGAATACTAGCTTCGCTTAGCCCGGCTGGAAACGAGTGCAGGGACGAACGATAG
- a CDS encoding TFIIB-type zinc ribbon-containing protein, with the protein MSEVVCPECGYRGVLVLHEDTGEYVCPQCGYVFPEPTFERSPPLARDIEKGRIHYAVSRGTSTTPPSVSKQYARGSYKLETTTRGQRRSSSVLRLLSSLKVPKHIAEEVLQLVEKAARGGLLKGRSTRIVVAALLLYEMKRNPNLQVATEDIEKLARAEMKKVYKCYRLLLSSGIIQEAQSARPRKPSHVVASLAGKAGLREIFAQQNIPIRVVAHFADEVAVKLQGRKPAGIAAAVMYLVFKMMNIKKTQVELARLAGVSPLTLRRLSRQIPEQLEIIIKV; encoded by the coding sequence TTGTCTGAAGTAGTATGTCCAGAGTGCGGCTACCGAGGAGTACTCGTGCTGCATGAAGACACTGGTGAGTATGTTTGCCCCCAATGCGGCTACGTTTTCCCAGAGCCCACGTTTGAGCGGAGTCCACCATTAGCGCGCGATATAGAGAAAGGGCGCATACACTACGCTGTTAGCCGCGGTACTTCAACAACTCCACCATCGGTATCTAAGCAGTACGCTCGCGGTTCTTACAAGCTCGAGACCACTACTAGAGGTCAGCGGCGCAGCAGCAGTGTACTGCGCTTGCTCTCAAGCCTTAAGGTTCCAAAGCATATAGCAGAGGAGGTGCTTCAGCTGGTTGAGAAGGCGGCAAGAGGAGGCTTACTTAAAGGAAGAAGTACACGGATAGTTGTGGCAGCCCTTCTCCTTTACGAGATGAAGAGAAACCCGAACCTGCAGGTAGCTACCGAGGATATAGAGAAGCTTGCCAGAGCAGAGATGAAGAAAGTGTACAAGTGCTACCGCCTGCTGCTTAGCAGCGGTATTATACAGGAAGCGCAGTCCGCGAGACCGCGGAAGCCTAGCCACGTCGTAGCAAGCTTGGCTGGTAAAGCAGGGCTGAGGGAAATTTTTGCGCAGCAGAATATACCGATAAGAGTAGTTGCCCACTTTGCGGACGAGGTGGCGGTAAAACTTCAGGGGAGAAAGCCGGCCGGCATAGCTGCTGCGGTGATGTACTTGGTGTTTAAAATGATGAACATTAAGAAGACCCAGGTAGAGTTAGCGAGGCTTGCTGGAGTTTCGCCGCTCACTCTTCGACGATTGTCCAGACAGATACCCGAGCAGCTTGAAATAATCATCAAGGTTTAG
- a CDS encoding STT3 domain-containing protein produces MLRLKLSRENFAKLAGHLLEVLGSERVAIATILTLAFIVALLSRLTPMHWGVYLNEFDPFYEYYLAEKMLEEGGGNLLGAIAWWYRWWFEDPKPRDTLFWAPYGRDLRASSQPGAAIFTLIMYFALKAIGVDASLYFVHAISVPLGAATAVFAAYLLGREIKDSRVGVLSALMLALSWAYAYRTNFGAKHEGFAIPFMLLAFYLFLSGYRRGSLTRAVLAGLSMGGVVLSWGAYLYPWNLLALVTLAWLPIHWSDTKLAKMFLVTNAITTLFVATTPRFGPTAAFFSITGALPLAATILSVLALLGAGYSAVPRVDMRKLALGIAVALILFAVIGTATGILARIAGRMVAVLVPLVREPGVTTVAEHTVTTWSSMFDDFQTALLFGIAGMYLCFLKAKERFSELFSALYFATSVYFSASIVRLLLLLSPAVAVIGAKGLIEILDKASETVEAREARKRGETSPGWFLLVAVIVLLVFSPSILASKIPLYSHQPPLILSSSVPVVRYNYEYMDWLSALEWIKLNIPRDATIATWWDYGYWISVNTERKTTCDNATIDTKQIQRIAKAFMSDEETALEIFRELNVTYVVVFEPLQSIQIYPGVNVYFSMIHPALGGDMAKSPQMLRWIGLSASDYIYGYRNGTYATLTDPQGYTVYLLLPENNPKALNATLYKMIFARNFKQQLFIFDSFVASQLQGYKGPILSIPPLRNFELVYVSEPNGWVKIFKVKS; encoded by the coding sequence GTGCTCCGATTGAAGCTTAGTAGAGAGAACTTCGCCAAGCTTGCGGGTCACTTGCTTGAAGTTTTGGGAAGCGAGAGAGTGGCCATCGCCACCATCTTGACGCTAGCATTCATCGTAGCACTGCTCTCAAGGCTCACGCCGATGCATTGGGGAGTGTACCTCAACGAGTTCGACCCGTTCTATGAGTACTACTTAGCCGAGAAGATGCTTGAAGAGGGTGGTGGAAACCTACTGGGTGCTATAGCTTGGTGGTATCGATGGTGGTTCGAAGACCCTAAGCCTCGGGACACGCTCTTCTGGGCTCCCTACGGGAGGGATCTAAGGGCCTCAAGCCAGCCCGGTGCAGCGATATTCACGCTTATCATGTACTTTGCCTTGAAAGCTATAGGAGTGGACGCTAGCTTGTACTTTGTCCACGCGATTTCGGTGCCTTTGGGAGCCGCAACCGCTGTGTTCGCAGCATACCTCCTCGGGAGGGAGATAAAAGACAGCAGGGTCGGTGTTCTATCCGCGCTGATGCTAGCGCTGAGCTGGGCTTACGCTTACCGTACAAATTTTGGAGCGAAGCACGAGGGGTTCGCCATACCCTTCATGCTGCTGGCTTTCTACCTCTTCCTCAGCGGGTACAGGAGGGGGTCGCTTACGAGAGCTGTACTCGCTGGATTATCGATGGGGGGCGTCGTCCTGTCGTGGGGGGCGTACCTCTACCCCTGGAACCTCTTGGCTCTCGTTACCCTAGCTTGGCTCCCCATCCACTGGAGTGATACGAAACTCGCTAAAATGTTCCTCGTAACCAACGCCATAACGACTCTCTTTGTAGCTACCACCCCACGCTTCGGCCCTACAGCAGCATTTTTCTCGATCACCGGCGCTCTGCCGCTAGCTGCAACGATACTGTCGGTGCTGGCTCTTCTGGGCGCTGGCTACTCTGCGGTTCCCAGGGTCGACATGAGAAAGCTAGCTTTAGGGATCGCCGTAGCGCTCATTCTCTTCGCTGTTATCGGAACAGCTACGGGAATCCTGGCCCGCATAGCGGGGAGGATGGTAGCTGTCCTGGTGCCCCTAGTGCGCGAGCCCGGAGTCACGACGGTAGCGGAGCATACTGTAACCACGTGGAGCAGCATGTTCGACGACTTTCAGACGGCCCTCCTCTTCGGCATAGCGGGAATGTATCTCTGCTTCCTTAAAGCGAAGGAGCGCTTCTCCGAGCTTTTCTCGGCCTTATACTTCGCCACATCGGTGTACTTCTCCGCATCGATAGTGAGGCTTTTGCTACTCTTATCCCCGGCTGTAGCCGTTATCGGCGCAAAAGGCCTCATAGAGATCTTGGACAAAGCCTCGGAGACTGTAGAGGCGAGAGAGGCGAGAAAGCGCGGAGAAACATCGCCGGGGTGGTTCCTCCTAGTAGCGGTAATAGTTCTTCTTGTTTTCTCTCCATCCATTCTAGCGTCGAAGATTCCCCTATATTCACACCAGCCGCCGCTCATACTCTCGTCCTCCGTCCCCGTTGTCAGATACAACTACGAGTACATGGACTGGCTTTCAGCGCTTGAGTGGATAAAGTTGAACATCCCCAGAGACGCAACGATCGCGACGTGGTGGGACTACGGCTACTGGATAAGCGTGAACACGGAGCGGAAAACCACGTGTGATAACGCCACTATCGACACTAAGCAGATACAGCGGATAGCCAAAGCGTTTATGTCGGACGAGGAAACGGCTCTGGAGATTTTCAGAGAGCTTAATGTCACCTACGTGGTCGTCTTCGAACCACTGCAGTCCATACAGATCTACCCCGGTGTCAACGTCTACTTCTCAATGATACACCCAGCGCTCGGCGGCGATATGGCGAAAAGCCCACAAATGCTGAGGTGGATAGGGCTCAGTGCGTCAGACTACATCTACGGCTACAGGAACGGAACCTACGCGACACTAACCGACCCTCAAGGCTACACGGTTTACTTGCTACTACCCGAGAATAACCCGAAGGCATTGAACGCGACACTGTACAAGATGATCTTCGCGAGAAACTTTAAGCAGCAGCTATTCATATTCGACAGCTTCGTCGCGAGCCAGCTACAGGGCTATAAGGGACCGATCCTCAGCATACCTCCCCTCAGAAACTTCGAGCTCGTGTACGTGTCAGAGCCCAACGGATGGGTAAAAATCTTTAAAGTTAAGTCGTAG
- a CDS encoding RNA-protein complex protein Nop10, whose protein sequence is MGRRGLLRRCVSCGRYTLNTQKCPYCGGPVRSPHPAKFSPEDPYGKYRRLMKLRATSESSSGGGGSTT, encoded by the coding sequence ATGGGTAGGAGAGGCCTCCTGAGGAGATGCGTCTCGTGCGGACGCTACACGCTTAACACGCAAAAGTGCCCTTACTGTGGTGGGCCCGTGAGGTCCCCGCACCCAGCAAAGTTTTCGCCAGAAGATCCTTATGGTAAGTATAGAAGGTTGATGAAGCTAAGAGCTACTTCAGAAAGCTCGAGTGGTGGAGGGGGGTCTACGACTTAA
- a CDS encoding translation initiation factor IF-2 subunit alpha codes for MVRKRASFPQLNELVVGTVSEIHDHGAFVTLDEYNGLRAYVPLGEVSHSWFKSIRDVLKVGQKAIFKVIRADSRKGIVDVSLRRVSDSEKRSKLLEWKRAQRAEKILELAARALRRTLDEAYEEVGWKLEDHYGEIFKGLEEAALKGVDALTAVGVSEKWARAVANVAKQSIKFKKVRASALITLSCLKGGLKSVKDSLISWEEQLKLPDNVSVKIYTIGAPKYRLDIESLDPMTCEKVLEEILKAITERAKRESCAVSVSVLKGKK; via the coding sequence ATGGTTAGAAAGAGAGCGTCATTCCCTCAACTTAACGAGCTTGTCGTGGGAACGGTTTCGGAGATACATGATCACGGTGCTTTCGTTACTCTCGATGAGTATAATGGTCTCAGAGCGTACGTTCCTCTAGGTGAAGTCAGCCACTCTTGGTTTAAGAGCATTCGCGATGTGTTGAAGGTGGGGCAGAAAGCGATCTTTAAGGTCATCCGCGCCGACTCCAGGAAGGGTATTGTAGACGTTTCGCTGAGGAGGGTTTCAGACAGTGAGAAGAGAAGCAAGCTCTTAGAGTGGAAGAGAGCTCAGAGGGCCGAGAAAATTCTCGAGCTGGCTGCGAGAGCTCTTAGACGGACTCTCGACGAAGCATACGAGGAAGTTGGGTGGAAGCTCGAAGATCACTATGGGGAGATCTTCAAAGGGCTTGAGGAAGCCGCTCTCAAAGGTGTAGATGCTCTTACAGCAGTCGGTGTGAGCGAGAAGTGGGCGCGAGCGGTAGCGAACGTCGCCAAGCAGAGTATAAAGTTTAAGAAAGTTAGAGCAAGTGCTTTGATTACTCTGAGCTGCCTTAAAGGAGGTTTAAAAAGCGTTAAAGATTCTCTCATATCATGGGAGGAGCAACTGAAGCTTCCTGATAACGTCAGTGTAAAAATATACACTATCGGAGCACCCAAGTACAGGCTTGATATAGAGTCTTTAGACCCCATGACATGCGAGAAAGTTCTCGAGGAGATACTGAAGGCGATCACAGAAAGAGCTAAGAGAGAAAGCTGCGCGGTATCGGTCAGCGTGCTTAAGGGGAAGAAGTGA
- a CDS encoding 30S ribosomal protein S27e, whose product MPRPGRTLVPQPRSRFIRIKCPECGNVQVTFSHASTTVQCFKCGKVLVEPSGGKATVIAEVIEVLR is encoded by the coding sequence TTGCCGCGGCCCGGGAGAACGCTTGTTCCCCAGCCGAGAAGTCGTTTCATACGCATAAAATGCCCCGAGTGCGGAAATGTACAGGTCACGTTCAGCCACGCCTCCACAACCGTGCAGTGCTTTAAGTGCGGTAAAGTTCTCGTGGAGCCGAGCGGCGGCAAAGCTACCGTTATCGCTGAGGTGATAGAAGTTCTTAGGTAG
- a CDS encoding 50S ribosomal protein L44e yields the protein MQVPNLIRTYCPKCRAHTEHEVSLYKAGKRRTLAEGQRRYLRKQKGYGSKRKPEQKRTAKVTKKQVLKLKCKVCGYTYHRKGIRLKKLEIVERVK from the coding sequence ATGCAAGTGCCCAACTTGATCAGAACCTACTGCCCCAAGTGCCGAGCTCACACAGAGCATGAAGTATCGCTGTACAAGGCTGGGAAGAGAAGGACCCTGGCAGAAGGTCAGAGAAGATACCTGAGAAAGCAGAAAGGTTACGGCTCTAAGAGGAAGCCTGAGCAGAAAAGAACGGCTAAGGTTACCAAGAAGCAGGTATTGAAGCTCAAGTGCAAGGTTTGCGGTTACACCTACCACAGGAAGGGAATAAGGCTGAAGAAGCTAGAAATCGTTGAAAGGGTGAAGTAG
- a CDS encoding transcription factor S, with protein MLSEPEEKGLLMEFCPVCGSLLLPASVNGRKVLKCKECGYVSEKSNPRYKVTETIARSPLDKVAVVDLDFSTLPVVTYKCESCGNDKAYAYEVQTRAGDEPATRFYICTKCRKVYREYA; from the coding sequence ATGCTTTCAGAGCCCGAGGAGAAGGGACTCCTCATGGAGTTCTGCCCCGTCTGCGGCTCCCTCCTCTTACCCGCGTCCGTCAACGGCAGGAAAGTACTCAAGTGTAAAGAGTGCGGCTACGTGAGTGAGAAGTCTAACCCTCGCTATAAGGTTACTGAGACTATAGCGCGATCTCCTCTAGACAAGGTGGCAGTTGTCGATTTAGATTTCTCTACTCTACCCGTAGTCACCTACAAGTGCGAGAGCTGCGGTAACGACAAGGCGTACGCCTACGAAGTGCAGACGAGAGCCGGGGACGAACCAGCGACGAGGTTCTATATCTGCACGAAGTGCAGGAAAGTCTACAGAGAGTACGCTTAA
- the pcn gene encoding proliferating cell nuclear antigen (pcna), which yields MVRFVFPEAREWRYIIEGLATIVDEANFLVGPEGIRLRALDPGRVAMVDLFIPPSVFEEYKAEAEARIGVVLDDFVDIMKRAKSDDRLIVEVSGNRLSVVLSGKAERRFRLPLLDIAGQELPTPRLNFTVAVKMLSDTLRDALKDAELVSESVRLKAENDSLYMIARSDKGEVETRFSIDTGSLLEIDVKEPAEASYAIEFLDKIVSKAYRVSEVVALKYATNMPLELTFDVAGGGVLKYLLAPRVE from the coding sequence GTGGTCAGGTTCGTGTTCCCCGAGGCTCGAGAGTGGAGGTACATTATTGAAGGGTTGGCGACGATAGTCGATGAGGCTAATTTTCTCGTTGGACCTGAAGGAATAAGACTGAGAGCGCTTGACCCCGGCCGCGTTGCAATGGTGGACCTGTTCATACCTCCGTCCGTCTTTGAAGAGTACAAAGCAGAGGCGGAGGCGCGGATAGGTGTCGTCCTGGACGACTTTGTCGACATAATGAAGAGGGCTAAGTCGGATGACAGGCTTATCGTAGAAGTGTCGGGGAATAGGCTCTCCGTCGTGCTTTCAGGAAAGGCGGAGAGAAGGTTCAGGCTCCCTCTACTCGATATAGCAGGTCAGGAGCTTCCGACACCGAGGCTTAACTTCACGGTAGCCGTGAAGATGCTGAGCGATACTCTTCGAGATGCTCTTAAGGATGCTGAGCTGGTCTCCGAGTCCGTCCGCCTGAAGGCAGAGAATGACTCGCTGTACATGATCGCGAGAAGTGACAAGGGCGAAGTCGAGACTAGGTTTTCTATAGATACGGGCAGCCTCCTCGAGATCGATGTAAAGGAGCCCGCGGAGGCCAGCTATGCGATAGAGTTTCTGGACAAGATCGTGTCGAAAGCCTACCGCGTCAGCGAGGTAGTGGCGCTGAAGTATGCGACAAACATGCCTCTTGAGCTCACCTTCGACGTTGCAGGAGGAGGAGTGCTGAAGTATCTTCTCGCGCCGAGGGTTGAATGA